A window of the Streptomyces finlayi genome harbors these coding sequences:
- a CDS encoding GTP-binding protein — MAFGRSSRKRRPVEPVTLKILVAGGFGVGKTTLVGAVSEIRPLRTEERLSEAGRPVDDLAGVEAKTTTTVAMDFGRITLREDLVLYLFGTPGQDRFWFLWDELSQGALGAVVLADTRRLEDCFAAVDYFERRAIPFAVAVNCFEGADRFPVETVQAALDLDPEVPVLLCDARDRPSVRDVLVAVVEHAMARADRIREPATT; from the coding sequence ATGGCCTTCGGGCGCTCTAGCCGCAAGAGGCGGCCCGTTGAGCCCGTTACCCTGAAAATCCTGGTGGCGGGCGGCTTCGGAGTGGGCAAGACGACCCTGGTGGGAGCGGTCAGCGAGATCAGACCGCTGCGTACGGAAGAGAGGCTGAGCGAGGCGGGCCGTCCGGTGGACGACCTGGCGGGCGTCGAGGCGAAGACCACCACCACGGTGGCGATGGACTTCGGCCGCATCACACTCCGCGAGGACCTGGTGCTGTATCTGTTCGGCACTCCAGGACAGGACCGCTTCTGGTTCCTGTGGGACGAGCTGTCCCAGGGCGCCCTGGGCGCCGTCGTCCTCGCGGACACCCGACGGCTGGAGGACTGCTTCGCGGCGGTCGACTACTTCGAGCGCCGGGCGATCCCGTTCGCCGTAGCCGTCAACTGTTTCGAGGGCGCCGACCGGTTCCCCGTCGAAACGGTGCAGGCGGCGCTGGACCTCGACCCCGAGGTCCCGGTGCTGCTGTGCGACGCGCGCGACCGCCCGTCCGTACGGGACGTGCTGGTCGCGGTGGTGGAGCACGCGATGGCCCGCGCCGACAGGATCCGGGAGCCCGCGACCACGTAG
- a CDS encoding lipid-transfer protein — MTGDVAVLGAGMHQWGKWGRSFVEYGRVAAKAALADAGLDWRDIGSVVGAETVRGGYPGYVAGSTFAQALGWQGARVTSVYAACASGAQAVNAARAQILAGLADVVLVVGADAAPKGFFAPAGGERPDDPDWLRFRVLGATNPVYFGLYARRRMALYGDTAEDFALVKVKNAAAGALNPLARYRAPVTAEQVAASAVVADPLRLLDICATSDGAAALVLSSMDFAGRHGAADPVRIRAVSTVTPAFPREVLDLPDIATDSAVAVEPAPETFRASIARAAYEEAGLGPQDLSLAEVYDLSTALELEWYEDIGLCAPGEGAKLVREGVTALGGRVPVNPSGGLASFGEAVPAQAIAQVCELTWQLRGTAGERQVPGARAGITANQGLFGHGSAVIAVR, encoded by the coding sequence ATGACCGGCGATGTGGCGGTCCTCGGGGCCGGGATGCATCAGTGGGGCAAGTGGGGGCGGAGCTTCGTCGAGTACGGCAGGGTCGCGGCGAAGGCCGCGCTCGCCGACGCGGGCCTCGACTGGCGCGACATCGGCTCGGTGGTCGGCGCGGAGACCGTGCGCGGCGGCTATCCGGGGTACGTGGCCGGGTCGACGTTCGCGCAGGCGCTCGGCTGGCAGGGCGCGCGGGTGACCAGTGTGTACGCGGCCTGCGCCTCGGGGGCCCAGGCGGTCAACGCCGCCCGTGCCCAGATCCTGGCGGGCCTTGCCGACGTGGTGCTCGTCGTGGGCGCGGACGCGGCTCCCAAGGGATTCTTCGCTCCGGCGGGCGGCGAACGGCCCGACGATCCCGACTGGCTGCGGTTCCGTGTCCTGGGGGCGACGAACCCCGTGTACTTCGGGCTCTACGCCCGGCGCCGCATGGCTCTGTACGGGGACACGGCCGAGGACTTCGCGCTGGTCAAGGTCAAGAACGCGGCGGCGGGCGCGCTGAATCCCCTCGCCCGGTACCGCGCGCCGGTGACGGCCGAGCAGGTCGCCGCGTCCGCCGTGGTCGCCGATCCGCTGCGGCTCCTCGACATCTGTGCCACGTCCGACGGCGCGGCGGCGCTCGTCCTGTCCAGCATGGACTTCGCCGGGCGCCACGGGGCCGCCGACCCGGTCCGTATCCGTGCGGTCTCCACCGTCACCCCGGCCTTCCCGAGGGAGGTGCTGGATCTGCCGGACATCGCGACGGACTCCGCGGTGGCGGTGGAACCCGCTCCGGAGACTTTCCGCGCCTCGATCGCCCGGGCCGCGTACGAGGAGGCCGGTCTCGGCCCGCAGGACCTTTCGCTCGCCGAGGTGTACGACCTCTCCACCGCGCTGGAACTGGAGTGGTACGAGGACATCGGGCTGTGCGCACCCGGTGAGGGCGCGAAGCTCGTACGCGAGGGGGTGACCGCGCTCGGCGGGCGCGTCCCGGTCAACCCGAGCGGTGGGCTGGCGTCCTTCGGGGAGGCGGTTCCGGCCCAGGCGATCGCCCAGGTCTGCGAGCTGACATGGCAGTTGCGCGGGACCGCGGGCGAACGGCAGGTGCCGGGCGCCCGCGCCGGGATCACTGCGAACCAGGGGCTGTTCGGTCACGGCTCGGCCGTCATCGCGGTGCGCTGA